A window of Hyalangium ruber genomic DNA:
TACGCGGCCATCTTCGAGTCGGGCAACGGCAGCACGGTGCTCGGCGGCGGCAACCTGCTGACGAACCGCTTCCCGCCCAACGCCGTGAGCGACCCCAGCGGCCCCTACGGCGGCATCAACCCGCCGCCCAACGCGGGCTCGGGGTTCTACCCGCCCATCCGCCCGGGTCTTACAGCACCTCCCCCTGTGCCCCTCATCGTGAAGAAGAACGCCCAGGGCCGGTGGATGGATGACAACGCTCATGACTGGACGGCGCTCGTCAGTGGCGCGAACGCGGGAGCCTCGGGGCGTCGGGTGGGCTGGGATTTGCCTGATAGGGATTTGGCCATCATCGACGCGGCCACCCTGTCTGTCTCCTATGCCCGGGGGTTGATGAACCTGAACATGGCGCTGGCGGTTCACCCCAGCGGCGTCGTCACCGTGGTCGGCACAGATGCCACCAACGAGGTGCGCTTCGAGCCGAACGTCAACGGCCGCTTCCTGCGGGTGCGGTTGGCGGCGGTGCATCCGGCCGCGCCCTCCGTCGTGGGACGCTGGGACCTCAACCCGCACCTGAACTACGGCACGCCCACGGTGGTGCAGTCCGAGCGGGACAAGTCCATCGGAGATCCGCGCGCCATCGCCTGGAACGCGGCGGGCACGCGCGGGTTCGTGGCGGGCATGGGCTCCAACAACGTGGTGGTGGTGAGCGACACGGGCCAGCGCGTGGGGCGCGTGGAGGTCGGCGAGGGGCCCACGGGCCTGGCGGTGGACGAGGCGCGCGGCCGGCTCTACGTGCTCAACCGCTTCGCCGCCAGCGTCTCGGTGGTGGGCTTGAATGACTACCAGGAGAAGGCGCGGGTGCCCTTCTTCGATCCGACGCCCACGGTCATCAAGGTGGGCCGCAAGCACCTGTACGGCACGCATGAGACCTCGGGACTGGGTCACGTCGCGTGCGCCTCGTGCCACGTGGACGGGCGCATGGACCGGCTGGCGTGGGACCTGGGAGACCCGACGGGAGACATGCACGCATACACCGGGCAGAACACGGGCATGGGCATCCCGCCGCTGGTGGCGGGCTTCGAGCCGGCGCACCCGATGAAGGGGCCGATGGTGACGCAGACGCTGCAGGACATCATCGGCAAGGAGGCGCTGCACTGGCGCGGGGACCGCAAGGGCCTGGAGGACTTCAACCCGTCGTTCACGAAGCTCCAGGGCGATGACGCGAAGCTCTCCCTGGTGGAGATGCAGCAGTTCGAGAACTTCCTGGCCACGCTCACCTTCCCGCCCAACCCGTTCCGCAACCTGGACAACTCGCTGCCCACGAACCTGCCGCTGCCGGGACACTTCACCACGGGCCGCTTCGCGCCGGCCGGGCAGCCGCTGCCCAACGGCAACGCCGTCAACGGGCTGGCCATCTTCCGGCCTCCGCGCCTGATGGCGGGCAACGCGATCGCCTGCTCCACCTGCCACTCGCTGCCCACCGGCCTGGCCACGAACATGACCTGGAGCGGTACGCAATTCGTCCCGCTCCCTGCGGGGCCCAACGGAGAGAACCACATGGGCCTGGTGTCCTCGGACTCCAACACCAACGTGGTGCTCAAGGTGCCCCAGCTGCGCAACCTCTATGAGAAGGTGGGCATGGAGCTGACGCAGATGGAGAGCCTGGCGGGCTTTGGCTTCACCCACCACGGCGCCATGGACTCCATCGCGCGCTTCATCGCGAGCACCCCCAACTTCTTCCCAATGAGCGACCAGGAGGTGGCCGACCTGGTGGCGTTCCTGCTGGCGTTCTCCGGCTCGGAACTGCCGGCCGGCTCGGTGAGCAACCTGCTCGAGGCCCCGGGCCCGGACAGCCGGGACACGCACGCGGCGGTGGGCCGGCAGGTGACGTTGGCCTCGGCCTGGCCCTCCCCGGGGCAGAGCGCGCTGCTGAACACCTTCCTCGCGCTGGCCAACAGCGGCAAGGTGGGGCTGGTGGTGAAGGGCCGGCAGGGGGGCCACGCGCGGGGCTACACCTATCTGGGCAACGGACAGTTCCAGTCCGACCGGGCCAACGAGACGGTGAGCGCGGCGCTGCTGCGGACGTTGGGGGGTCAGGGCAGCGAGCTGACGTGGACGGTGGTTCCCAAAGGGACCGAGTGGCGCATTGGCGTGGACCAGGACCTGGATGGCACATTCGACCGGGATGAGCAGAGTCCCCTCGCCTGCGCGGAGGATGCGAGCTAGACGGTGTGTTATAAGGAAAGTGTGGGGCGGCGATGGACGCCGCCCGAGCGAACTCCCGGAGGCTTCCATGCACGCCCCCAGTGATCTTGCCGCGGTGGAAGTCGTGTTCGCCCAGAGGGCGCGCGCCGCCTGGTAGGTCCGGAAGGTCCCTGACAGAGCGGTGTCGTCGTCGGCTGGGCGCCCTGAGCAATCCGTGCGCCGCAAGGCACAGCTGTGTCTGGAGTCTTCCCAGTGTTCCTCGAGTCCCTTGGCTGGGGTCCATCCCACGCCCACGCGTTTTCCGTTCTCCTCTCGCAGTCTTCTCTTCCCCTCGTTCCTGGGCGCGTGGTGCGCCAGGAGCGCGGGCTGCTGACCGTCCAGACGTCCGAGCGGGTGTGCCTCGCGCGCCCCACGGGACGGCTGCTCCACCACGCGCTGAGCGCCGAGGCGCTGCCCACCATCGGTGACTGGGTGGCGCTGATGGTGCCCTCGGGAGAGGGCGAGGCCCTGCTCCACGAAGTCCTCCCCCGCCAGAGCGTGCTGATGCGACGCGAGGCGGGCAGCGAGCGCGAGGGCCAGGTCATCGCCGCCAACCTGGATGTGGTGTTCCTGGTGGCGGGGCTGGATGGCAACTTCAACCCCCGCCGCATCGAACGGGCGCTCACGGTGGCATGGAACAGCGGCGCGGCACCGGTGGTGGTGCTGAGCAAGGCGGACCTCCAGCCCGAGGTGTCCGAGCGCGTGGAAGAAGTCGAGGCGCTGGCGCCGGGTGTACCGGTGCTGGCGCTGAGCGCGCGGACGGGCGAGGGCCTCGAGGCGCTGAAGGCAGAGCTCCCGGCGGGAAAAACGGGCGTGCTGCTGGGCTCCTCAGGGGTGGGCAAGTCAACGCTGGTCAACCAACTGCTGGGCGCGGAGCGACTGGCCACGCAGGAGGTACGGCCGGAGGATGACAAGGGCCGCCACACGACGACGCACCGCGAGCTCTTCGTGCTGCCGCATGGAGGGCTGCTCATCGATGGGCCGGGGATGCGCGAGCTGGGGTTGTGGGGAGACGAGGAGGGCCTGGAGCATGCCTTCTCGGACGTGGTGGAGCTGGCGGAGGGCTGCCGCTTCCGGGACTGCGGACACCAGCGTGAGCCGGGGTGCGCGGTGAGAGGGGCGGTGGAGGCCGGAGCGCTGACGCCGGAGCGGCTGGAGAGCTTCGACAAGCTGCGGCGAGAGCAGGCCTACCACGCGCGCCAGGCGAGCCCCCTGGCCCAGCGCGAGCAGCGGCGCCACGAGCGCACTCAGACCCTGGCGGGCTGGGAGTATTCGCGTGCCAAGCGCCGAGGCAACTGACGGCGGCTGAGCGCCGAGGCTGCTCCGCGGGCGGCGGAGCAGCTTCTCTCAGCACCTGCATTGACACTGCCGCGTCTTCGCCGTCTGGGCGTTGAGCGCCTTCTCGGCTCCCAAGGCTCAGCTGTCGTTGAACCGGAACGTGAGCCGACCATTCTCGCAGTCCTCGTGCTCCAACTCGAGGACACAGCCCGCGTCGATGTCTTCCAGGAACCCGGCCTCGGCGGCGCGGGGCGTCGTGGTGGATCCGGCGAGGTCCCCTCTTTTGAGTCACCGCGCCAACCGGAGCTTGCCGATGATGAGTTACCCCAGGGACTGAGCCCCGTCCCTTACCTCCGTCTCGCGTTCTTCAGCTCCGCCTCCGCGCGGCGGGCTACGCCCTCATGGATCTGATCGAGCTGGATACGCGTGAACAGGTGGCCTTGGAGCACCACCGCCTCGATCTCCAGTGTGTTCCGGATGTCCTCCAGCGGGTTGCCCCGCAGGAGCACCATGTCCGCCACCTTGTTCTTCTCGAGGGTGCCTTGAATCCCCTCTTTCCCCAGGAAGCGCGCTGGCTCCATCGTGGCCGCCTGGAGCGCCTGCAGGGGGGTGAGCCCCACGGCGACCAGATGCTCCAACTCGTAGTGGAGGCTCAGCCCCGGGTAGAGCGGGTACAGCGGTGTGTCCGTCCCCGTCATGACGGGCACGCCCGCATTCACCATCTCCTTCAGCCGCGCGGTGTAGTACTGCCAGTTGCGCTTGAGCATCTCCATGTACGGTTTGGGAAGCGTGGTCGAGTCGAAGCGCCCCCAACTCCAGTAGCGCTCGATGTAGTAGGGCAGGAAGCGGCGCTCGGCGATCTGGCGCTCCTGGGTGGTGGGTATCGCGAAGGCGCTGAGCGTGGGGACCAGCCTGGTGTGCGACCGCGCCAGTTGCTCGTAGAGCGCCGCGCACCTCTTCTCGTCATAAGTCTCCATCGCCAGATCAGCGATCTCGATCAGGGCATCATACACCGTCTCGCCGTCTTTGAGCGGGGAACTCAGGAGCGTGCGCACAGCCCCCTCTCGGCGGGAGCACGCGATCGCGAGCGTGAACACGTCCCCCATGTGCTCGATGCTGCGCTGGCCCTCCTTGGCCACCTCCGCGAACGGCATATCCAAGGGGACATGGCCTACCCAGGGTATGTCATTACGCCGGCACTCATCGACAATGGCGCGGTAGATGTTGCGCGGGACAAACGAGTACACCTTCACGAAGTCGAAGCCTTCCTCCTTGATCTTGCGAACCATCCGACGCGCCTGCTTCGGGCCGCTGACCAGCCGGATGTGCTTCCCGGCCACCCCGTTGGGACCATCCACCATGGCGCCCACCACCATGGTCGGGCTGAGGATGAGCCCTGCATTCGCGCGGCGCTTGAGATCGACCGTGTAGGTGCCCCAGCCGCCCATGTCACGCACGCCTGTGACACCGCTGGCGACGAAGAGGGCCAACGTGTCCTCCACGCTCG
This region includes:
- a CDS encoding beta-propeller fold lactonase family protein, with the translated sequence MGFFKRGVVLWSVVVVLALPSVVQATGSFVNWENPHVHPLELTPDGTRLLAVNTADNRLLVFDLTNLSQGPRLVASIPVGLEPVSVRARSNTEAWVVNHISDSVSIVNLATLNVVATIPTDDEPADVVFAGSPRKAFITCSQVNTVLVVNPAWPLAPAQRVKLLGEDPRALAVSPDGAKVYAAIFESGNGSTVLGGGNLLTNRFPPNAVSDPSGPYGGINPPPNAGSGFYPPIRPGLTAPPPVPLIVKKNAQGRWMDDNAHDWTALVSGANAGASGRRVGWDLPDRDLAIIDAATLSVSYARGLMNLNMALAVHPSGVVTVVGTDATNEVRFEPNVNGRFLRVRLAAVHPAAPSVVGRWDLNPHLNYGTPTVVQSERDKSIGDPRAIAWNAAGTRGFVAGMGSNNVVVVSDTGQRVGRVEVGEGPTGLAVDEARGRLYVLNRFAASVSVVGLNDYQEKARVPFFDPTPTVIKVGRKHLYGTHETSGLGHVACASCHVDGRMDRLAWDLGDPTGDMHAYTGQNTGMGIPPLVAGFEPAHPMKGPMVTQTLQDIIGKEALHWRGDRKGLEDFNPSFTKLQGDDAKLSLVEMQQFENFLATLTFPPNPFRNLDNSLPTNLPLPGHFTTGRFAPAGQPLPNGNAVNGLAIFRPPRLMAGNAIACSTCHSLPTGLATNMTWSGTQFVPLPAGPNGENHMGLVSSDSNTNVVLKVPQLRNLYEKVGMELTQMESLAGFGFTHHGAMDSIARFIASTPNFFPMSDQEVADLVAFLLAFSGSELPAGSVSNLLEAPGPDSRDTHAAVGRQVTLASAWPSPGQSALLNTFLALANSGKVGLVVKGRQGGHARGYTYLGNGQFQSDRANETVSAALLRTLGGQGSELTWTVVPKGTEWRIGVDQDLDGTFDRDEQSPLACAEDAS
- the rsgA gene encoding ribosome small subunit-dependent GTPase A; protein product: MFLESLGWGPSHAHAFSVLLSQSSLPLVPGRVVRQERGLLTVQTSERVCLARPTGRLLHHALSAEALPTIGDWVALMVPSGEGEALLHEVLPRQSVLMRREAGSEREGQVIAANLDVVFLVAGLDGNFNPRRIERALTVAWNSGAAPVVVLSKADLQPEVSERVEEVEALAPGVPVLALSARTGEGLEALKAELPAGKTGVLLGSSGVGKSTLVNQLLGAERLATQEVRPEDDKGRHTTTHRELFVLPHGGLLIDGPGMRELGLWGDEEGLEHAFSDVVELAEGCRFRDCGHQREPGCAVRGAVEAGALTPERLESFDKLRREQAYHARQASPLAQREQRRHERTQTLAGWEYSRAKRRGN
- a CDS encoding amidohydrolase family protein, giving the protein MRRWLFWLVCLLGTACAHSEPSPPPGPGRIRPLLQVLFDDRFQRSPRELSPPTQRFPDYQAELQRPIEWPRPQKRPALAITHVTVIDVTGGPPRPDMTVLVEGNQITDITPSQGAPSLAGVMVVDGRGKFLIPGLWDMHVHTTYSFFWQPGEKELPSVEDTLALFVASGVTGVRDMGGWGTYTVDLKRRANAGLILSPTMVVGAMVDGPNGVAGKHIRLVSGPKQARRMVRKIKEEGFDFVKVYSFVPRNIYRAIVDECRRNDIPWVGHVPLDMPFAEVAKEGQRSIEHMGDVFTLAIACSRREGAVRTLLSSPLKDGETVYDALIEIADLAMETYDEKRCAALYEQLARSHTRLVPTLSAFAIPTTQERQIAERRFLPYYIERYWSWGRFDSTTLPKPYMEMLKRNWQYYTARLKEMVNAGVPVMTGTDTPLYPLYPGLSLHYELEHLVAVGLTPLQALQAATMEPARFLGKEGIQGTLEKNKVADMVLLRGNPLEDIRNTLEIEAVVLQGHLFTRIQLDQIHEGVARRAEAELKNARRR